In Actinomycetota bacterium, one genomic interval encodes:
- the nusA gene encoding transcription termination factor NusA: MKVDIDALRQIEREKGIDFATVVEAFETALASAYKRSPQATGDEARVAVDRVSGEITLYAQELDDDGNIVSEWREEPKDFGRIVAQTAKQVLLQRLREAEREMTYGEYVGREGDIVTGMVSQQGNVTLLDLGRSQALLPYSEQVPNERVQHGTHARALVIEVRRQPKGAQIVASRTHPAFVAALFALEVPEIEEGIVEIRGIAREAGHRTKVAVSSNDPAVDPVGACVGPQGSRVRAVMQELHNAGLEKIDIIPWADEPEGLVANALSPAKVTDVYLYPEEATAIVVVPDYQLSLAIGREGQNARLAARLTGWRIDIKNESQFAEEQRAFQEAFEAGLVDEYGRPLSEEGQAAIAAAQEAADSARQRVLDEDSEASKTA; the protein is encoded by the coding sequence ATGAAGGTCGACATCGACGCGCTGCGCCAGATCGAACGTGAGAAGGGCATCGACTTCGCGACGGTGGTGGAAGCCTTCGAGACGGCGCTCGCGTCGGCGTACAAGCGTTCGCCCCAGGCCACCGGCGACGAGGCCCGCGTCGCGGTCGACCGGGTGTCGGGCGAGATCACGCTCTACGCCCAGGAACTCGACGACGACGGCAACATCGTCTCGGAATGGCGGGAGGAACCCAAGGACTTCGGCCGCATCGTCGCACAGACCGCCAAGCAGGTCCTGCTGCAGCGGCTCCGCGAAGCCGAGCGGGAGATGACCTACGGCGAGTACGTCGGCCGCGAGGGCGACATCGTCACCGGCATGGTCTCCCAGCAGGGCAACGTCACGCTCCTCGACCTCGGCCGGAGCCAAGCGTTGCTGCCCTACAGCGAGCAGGTCCCCAACGAACGCGTCCAGCACGGCACCCACGCGCGGGCGCTGGTGATCGAGGTCCGCCGCCAGCCCAAGGGCGCGCAGATCGTGGCGTCGCGCACCCACCCGGCGTTCGTGGCGGCCCTGTTCGCGTTGGAGGTCCCCGAGATCGAGGAGGGGATCGTCGAGATCCGCGGCATCGCCCGCGAGGCCGGGCACCGCACCAAGGTCGCGGTCAGCTCCAACGACCCGGCGGTCGATCCGGTCGGCGCGTGCGTCGGGCCGCAAGGCTCGCGCGTGCGGGCGGTGATGCAGGAGCTGCACAACGCGGGCCTCGAGAAGATCGACATCATCCCGTGGGCGGACGAGCCCGAGGGGCTGGTCGCCAACGCGCTGTCACCCGCGAAGGTGACCGACGTCTACCTCTACCCGGAGGAGGCCACCGCGATCGTGGTGGTCCCCGACTACCAACTGTCGCTGGCGATCGGACGCGAGGGGCAGAACGCCCGCCTGGCGGCGCGTCTGACCGGCTGGCGGATCGACATCAAGAACGAATCGCAGTTCGCCGAGGAGCAGCGCGCGTTCCAGGAGGCCTTCGAGGCCGGGCTGGTGGACGAGTACGGCCGACCGCTGAGCGAGGAGGGACAGGCGGCGATCGCCGCTGCGCAGGAGGCGGCCGACTCGGCCCGCCAGCGGGTCCTCGACGAGGACAGCGAGGCGAGCAAGACCGCGTGA
- a CDS encoding YlxR family protein: MRIVRDPAGVRVDDSQRLPGRGAYLCPDPACVAAATRRGARAVRQGLRGADQHDVEDALAALDAAVRTGGDPE; encoded by the coding sequence GTGCGGATCGTGCGCGACCCGGCCGGTGTACGCGTCGATGACAGTCAACGCCTTCCCGGCCGGGGCGCCTACCTGTGCCCCGACCCGGCCTGCGTGGCGGCGGCGACCCGCCGCGGAGCGCGTGCCGTCCGGCAGGGGCTCAGAGGCGCAGATCAGCACGACGTTGAGGACGCATTGGCCGCGCTGGACGCGGCGGTGCGGACGGGAGGAGATCCCGAGTGA